Within the Luteimonas sp. JM171 genome, the region CCCAGCAGCAGCGGCGACAGCGTCCACGCCTGGCCAAGCGCCGGCGGTGCATCGCCAGCAAAGCACACCGCCGCCGTGATCCGCGGCAGCGCCCACGCCCCCGGCGCAAGCGCCAGCAGCCCGGCCATCGCGATGAACCCCATCCTGCGCATACCCCGCATCCTGACCACCCGCCCGGCAACGCCGCGTGCACGGTGTCGCGTGCATGCTCCTTGTGCTGACGATTCCCGGCAAACCTCCCACTGGAGCGTGAAACCGTGTACTTCTGGCTCAAGGTCCTCCACATCGGCGCCATGGCCGTCTGGTTCACCGGCCTGTTCTTCCTGCCGCGCCTGTTCGTTGCCCACGGACACGGCGAAATCGACGACGACCGCGGCTACCTCACCCCCGCCGCCAACCTCCTCTTCTTCCGCATCGCCACGCCCGCGGCGCTGGTCACCACCATCGCCGGCATGATCCTCATGGCCTGGAACCCCGACGGCGCCTGGCTGGTGATGAAGCTCTCGGTCGTCGCCATCGCCGTCCTCATCCACCTCTACCTCGGCGTCCTCCTCTACCAGCTCGGCCAGGGCAACGACCGCCACGGCCCCTGGACCTACCGTGCCCTGGGCTGGACCCCGTTTGCCCTGCTCCTCGCCATCGCCGCCATCACCGGCGCCAAACCCGACACCGCCGCAGACCTCCCACCCCCACCCGCGCAAGCCGCGAGATAGCACCCCAGCCAACGAAGCCGGCGCACCGATCGTCGCGGTGAGCCGTGCCCTGCCGGCGGGGGTATCGCGACAAGCAATACATGGATGTATTGCGCGCGCGTCGGGACAGGACGTCCCGCCGCGCGAAAAGCGATACCCCGCCGGCAGGGCACGGCGTCCACCCGAAGCCCGCCAGGCCACCTGCGGCAGGCCTGGACAGCTTCGAATCACGCGTTCGGCGGCGCGTCTTCGCCCGGATCTTCCTCAGCCTTGGTATGCCCGTACACCCCGATCCCATGGTGGAAGCTCAGCGACCCGCCCAGCCAGCCTGCCACCCCGATCACCCCCAGCATCACACCCCCCTGCACCAGCCCCCACGGCCACACCGCCGCCTGCGGATCCGGCCACCGCAGCCAGACCCCCAGCGCCGCCAGTGCCAGCCCCATCACCGCCGCCAGGAAATGGCTCCATGCCGACACATGCCGCCGCGCCACCCGCACCAGCAGCAGGTCCATCGTCCCCACCAGCCCGGCCACCACCCCCAGCCCCAGCCCCCCGATGTTCAGCCACAGCCCAACCCGCGCCCAGAACGGATCCGAGAAGAACAGATAGGCCAGGTCCGCCAGCGGCACCGACGTCAGGAACGCGATCGGGAACGTCACCAGCATCGGGTGGATCGGATGCCTGGCGATCGCCATCACGCTCTCCACCGCTGGGGCGCGGCCTTCGGCGACGGGTTGCTTGAGCTCTTTCTCTTCCATCATTTCCTCACGCACACGGCGGCAGCAGCAGCACCGGCAGCGCCGTGAAGCACACCGCGATGAACGCCACCACCGACACCAGCGCCGTCAGCACCGACATGAAATGGCGCCGGCGCGCAGCCATCGCCACCGGCGACTCCACGCCCTTCGCCGCCTGCACCTCGAACTTCGCCAGCCGCCGGCAGCGCAGCGCCCGCATGCCCTGCCAGGCGATCAGCGCCAGCGCCACCACCGTGGCCAGCAGCAGCCACCACGACACCATCTCCATCCCGGCAACGCGCTGGCGCTGCCAGCCCTGCCAGCAGGCCAGCCCCTGCATGATGTAGACCGCCAGGAAATGCGCCGCCCACACCGCCAGCGGCAGGGCCATCCCGCTCAAGCGCCACGGACCGATCCGCTCCAGCATCAGATCATCCTCGGGAACAGGTGGATCACCGCCCAGGCCACCGCGCCCTGGGCCACCGTGTAGCGCCACAGCGCCGCCAGCACCCGCGCCTCCAGCGGCCGTGCCGGGCTGGTGTAGCCGCGGCGGATCCGCGCCGCCACGAACAGCGAGGCCAGCACCGCCACCGCCACGTGCACGAAGTGGAAGCCCGCCAGCGTCCACACCACCGACGCATACGCATGCGCCTGCGGCGCGCCCACCGGCCCTGCCAGCGCAATCCAGTGGGCGGCGATGAAGCCCGCGCCGAGCAGCGCCGCCGTCAGCCAGCCAATGGCGCCGCCCCCGCGCGCGAGCGCCCGCCAGGCCCACCGGGCCGCCACCGCGCACCCCGCCAGCAGCGCCAGGGCAAGCAGCGGCATGCCGAGCGTGCCGACCCCGATGCCGGCCGGTGGCCACGCCTGCGTACCCAGCCAAAGATAGAAGTAGGCGAACACCAGCGATGCGAACAGCGCGCCGTCGATCAGCAGCGAGCTCACCAGCGCCCAC harbors:
- a CDS encoding CopD family protein, coding for MYFWLKVLHIGAMAVWFTGLFFLPRLFVAHGHGEIDDDRGYLTPAANLLFFRIATPAALVTTIAGMILMAWNPDGAWLVMKLSVVAIAVLIHLYLGVLLYQLGQGNDRHGPWTYRALGWTPFALLLAIAAITGAKPDTAADLPPPPAQAAR
- a CDS encoding DUF2231 domain-containing protein; this translates as MEEKELKQPVAEGRAPAVESVMAIARHPIHPMLVTFPIAFLTSVPLADLAYLFFSDPFWARVGLWLNIGGLGLGVVAGLVGTMDLLLVRVARRHVSAWSHFLAAVMGLALAALGVWLRWPDPQAAVWPWGLVQGGVMLGVIGVAGWLGGSLSFHHGIGVYGHTKAEEDPGEDAPPNA